In Sorghum bicolor cultivar BTx623 chromosome 8, Sorghum_bicolor_NCBIv3, whole genome shotgun sequence, one genomic interval encodes:
- the LOC110437529 gene encoding protein ALP1-like — protein sequence MVVVDFDLKFTYVLAGWEGFAHDALILSDAIERQDGFTMPQGKYYLVDAGYVCRNGFLPPYRGVRYHLSEFGSNMPTNAQELFNLRHSSLRVTMERAIGALKNRFRILDNKPFHKYKTQVKLVIDCCFIHNWILGFGTDEHVPSEVGFTGTLPDPHDTDSQEQDFVLMAAKRDGICNAMWEGRGTHRI from the exons ATGGTTGTTGTGGACTTTGATCTCAAGTTCACTTATGTCTTAGCTGGCTGGGAAGGGTTTGCTCATGATGCACTTATTCTTTCTGATGCCATTGAGAGGCAGGATGGGTTCACTATGCCCCAAG GTAAATATTACTTGGTGGATGCTGGGTATGTATGCAGAAATGGTTTCCTACCTCCATACAGGGGTGTCAGGTACCATTTGAGTGAGTTTGGGTCTAATATGCCTACCAATGCCCAGGAGCTGTTCAATCTACGACACTCATCACTTAGAGTCACAATGGAGAGGGCTATAGGTGCACTGAAGAATAGGTTCAGGATCTTGGACAACAAGCCATTTCACAAGTATAAGACCCAAGTAAAGCTTGTCATTGACTGCTGCTTCATACACAACTGGATCTTGGGGTTTGGTACTGATGAGCATGTCCCTTCTGAGGTTGGGTTCACTGGTACTCTGCCTGACCCACATGATACTGACAGCCAAGAACAAGACTTTGTACTCATGGCTGCAAAGAGGGATGGAATCTGCAATGCTATGTGGGAGGGGAGGGGCACCCATAGAATTTGA
- the LOC8061222 gene encoding uncharacterized protein LOC8061222: protein MAGSDLAPSAFASASCPSSARSRERRADAPRPDPASSLGPRPPVPRRARRGGALMMRCGQMWPRFLRLHRLSIGKRARKGRRPAAARSGLDGSPSAPCPSASGPRRQRARRTPTATAAVDWSLLPEELLLVIMGHLEVIDLVRSGAACSSWHPAFTAFRRLRIPSPKQAPCALYTARDEDPDIAVLCAPCRPTSIGASRSRLPSIRTALPGLPLSRRTFVGSAYGWLVTADEDSNLHVVNLLIGAQVALPPLASLYNVESLTDEGGDLTYRVFVNREADEEPTDNLTALAAREIMYFRAVLLCSPSAGAECIVLLIHWPEGELSFARLGDESWMPVSAMGHGPLERSGYHDAVYNSDNGLFYVLRFDGAIYTLDLNGHSPSASRIMRSAMPIYHPGRTHDLITMYLVKTPSGDLLQVFRWIEMSLYPFRHPPYTDDNEFYSIYAQIESFDVQVFKVDLHGQKLDHITTLGDHSLFLGYNNSMCISTKDLPMLEPNLFYLMDNCKHVYKATESFRDMGFYKIGEIPIYNGGPRTPNHGCFPFASKPFPVPIWITPSVY from the coding sequence ATGGCCGGATCCGACCTCGCCCCTTCCGCCTTCGCCTCCGCCTCCTGCCCATCATCGGCGAGGTCGCGGGAGAGGCGTGCCGACGCCCCGCGGCCGGATCCGGCCTCATCGCTGGGGCCTCGTCCTCCTGTGCCTCGGCGAGCACGCAGGGGAGGCGCACTGATGATGCGCTGCGGCCAGATGTGGCCTCGCTTCCTCCGCCTTCATCGACTGTCCATCGGCAAGAGAGCGAGGAAGGGGCGCCGACCAGCCGCGGCCCGATCCGGGCTCGACGGCTCACCCTCCGCCCCATGCCCATCGGCGAGCGGGCCTCGACGACAACGCGCCAGAAGAACACCGACCGCTACTGCAGCCGTCGACTGGTCGCTCCTGCCGGAGGAGCTTCTTCTCGTCATCATGGGGCACCTCGAGGTCATTGACCTCGTCCGCTCCGGCGCCGCTTGCTCCTCCTGGCACCCCGCGTTCACGGCCTTCCGCCGCCTCCGCATCCCTTCCCCGAAGCAGGCCCCCTGTGCACTCTACACCGCCCGCGACGAGGACCCCGACATCGCAGTGCTCTGCGCCCCTTGCAGACCGACCTCCATCGGTGCTTCCAGATCCAGATTGCCCTCCATCCGTACTGCCCTCCCGGGCCTTCCGCTCAGCCGCCGGACTTTCGTCGGCTCGGCGTATGGGTGGCTCGTCACCGCAGACGAGGATTCCAACCTCCACGTCGTCAATCTCCTCATCGGTGCCCAGGTCGCGCTCCCGCCCCTCGCCAGCCTCTACAACGTCGAGAGCCTAACGGACGAGGGTGGCGACCTAACATACCGGGTCTTCGTGAACCGGGAAGCTGATGAGGAGCCCACCGACaacctcaccgccctcgccgcgCGTGAGATCATGTACTTTCGTGCCGTCCTGTTGTGCTCACCTTCAGCCGGGGCCGAATGCATCGTGCTCCTCATTCACTGGCCCGAAGGTGAGCTCTCGTTTGCCAGGCTTGGCGATGAGTCCTGGATGCCGGTCTCTGCCATGGGCCACGGCCCCCTTGAGCGTAGCGGTTACCATGATGCTGTTTACAACTCTGACAATGGCCTGTTCTATGTTCTGCGCTTTGACGGCGCTATCTACACCTTGGACCTCAATGGGCATTCACCATCAGCTAGCAGGATCATGCGTTCAGCAATGCCGATATACCATCCTGGCCGCACCCATGATCTCATAACAATGTACCTTGTTAAGACGCCATCAGGCGACCTCCTgcaggtgttcaggtggatagaAATGAGCCTGTACCCATTCCGCCATCCGCCATACACTGATGACAATGAGTTCTACAGCATTTATGCACAGATTGAGTCATTTGATGTGCAGGTCTTTAAGGTTGATCTCCATGGACAAAAACTGGACCATATCACCACCTTGGGAGATCACTCATTATTTCTTGGATACAATAATTCCATGTGCATTTCAACAAAGGACTTGCCAATGTTGGAGCCCAACCTTTTCTATCTGATGGACAATTGCAAACATGTATATAAGGCAACAGAAAGTTTCCGAGACATGGGTTTTTACAAAATCGGAGAAATTCCCATATACAATGGAGGTCCAAGGACGCCCAATCATGGATGTTTTCCCTTTGCTTCGAAGCCTTTCCCAGTCCCAATTTGGATTACACCATCTGTTTACTAG